The following proteins come from a genomic window of Ornithinimicrobium cryptoxanthini:
- a CDS encoding SDR family NAD(P)-dependent oxidoreductase encodes MSGNSAVAVVTGATGGIGRALVTELIERGYWVVAVGRSPASLTDVLPPDRGAFVHWDQRDRTVPRALAELEQVDVLVHNAGVAPLTSVEDTSAESVADILSVNLTSATVLTASLLRALRRARGHVVFIHSSRGMSGVPGWSGYLGSKAALEHLANSLRAEECDQGLRVTSVFPGAVATELLRQVREDRGQPFEPERSVSPATAARLIADAVQHPGGGYLTELSFAWCS; translated from the coding sequence GTGTCGGGAAACAGCGCAGTGGCGGTGGTGACAGGGGCGACGGGAGGGATCGGTCGTGCCCTCGTGACGGAGCTCATCGAGCGTGGGTACTGGGTCGTGGCGGTGGGCCGCAGTCCCGCGTCACTGACCGACGTCCTCCCCCCAGACCGCGGTGCCTTCGTGCACTGGGACCAGAGGGACAGGACCGTGCCACGTGCGCTCGCGGAGCTCGAGCAGGTCGACGTCCTCGTCCACAATGCCGGGGTGGCCCCGCTGACGAGCGTGGAAGACACCTCCGCGGAGTCGGTGGCGGACATCCTGTCGGTGAACCTGACGTCGGCGACGGTGCTCACTGCCTCGCTGTTGCGTGCGCTGAGGCGAGCGCGCGGCCACGTGGTCTTCATCCACAGCTCCAGGGGGATGAGCGGAGTGCCGGGATGGTCGGGCTACCTGGGCAGCAAGGCTGCCTTGGAACACCTGGCCAACTCGTTGCGTGCCGAGGAGTGTGACCAGGGACTCAGGGTGACGTCCGTGTTCCCAGGAGCGGTGGCCACCGAGCTCCTGAGGCAGGTCCGCGAGGACCGGGGGCAGCCTTTCGAGCCGGAGCGCAGCGTGAGCCCGGCGACCGCCGCCAGACTGATCGCTGACGCGGTCCAGCACCCTGGCGGCGGCTACCTCACGGAACTCTCGTTTGCCTGGTGTTCTTGA